The Cololabis saira isolate AMF1-May2022 chromosome 18, fColSai1.1, whole genome shotgun sequence genome contains the following window.
gagtccgaggcgttcccaggccagccgagagacatagtctctccagcgtgtaccgccatggtatcaaccattaatatgtgtgcagacaagaaaaaaagaaaaagctgctcTGGCTCTTTTGACCCATTTGGCTGAATAGGGGCATAAAGCCAGCCTGTCCAAACTGCAGTTTGCTGCCACAGAGGTTACGTTTCTGGGTCATGTCGTTTCGGGGGAGGGCAAATCCCTCTCACCAAGCAGAATTGAGGCCATTCAAAAAATGCCAAAACCCGTCACTAATAAACAAGTGATGTCATTTCTGAGCGTCACCAGTTATTGTCGACAGTGGGTCCCGCATTATGCTGAAATTGAGGCATCATTGGCAGCAATTGCCCATGGAAAAGGCCTAAAAGCATCAGACCCTGTTACCTGGACTGACGAGGGTGACAAAGCTTTCACTGACCTGAAACTGACGTTACAGACGCCTCCGACACTTGGACTGCCCGACTGTTCACGACCTTTCACCCAGACTGTGGACGAAAAGGGGGGTTACGTGACTTCAAGTGCTACTACAAGACCATGGGGGAAAATTGAGGCCTGTAGCTTATTTCTCATCCAAGCTTGACACTGTGGCTTCAGGCCTGCCACACTGCCTCAGAGCTGTAGCTGCAGCAGAGAAAGCAATTATGGCATCACTTGATATTTTGGGATACACAGATTTGACCTGGCTTGCTTGCAATTGACAATGCTGACTTTGATCTTTTTGTGGATGGTTCTGCTTCCAGGGATCCTGCTACGGGCAATAACATTGCAGGTTTTGCTGTCACCGTGCTGCATGACATTGTTGTGGCTGGGCCTTTGTCCTCATCACACTCAGCACAAGCTGCTGAGTTGGTGGTGCTGACAGAGGCGTACAAGTTTGCTGAAGGGAAATCAGTAAACATTTACACTGACAGCAGATACGCCTGGGGTGTTGTTCATGATTTTGGCCAGATTTGGCGTAACagagattttttgacttccaCAGGTAGACCCATAGCGCATCATGTACTAGTTGCTGCTCTCCTGCATGCCATGTTGCTACCTAAATAAAttgctgtgtgtaaatgtgacgtTCACGCTGACAACTCTGATCCTATCTCTCAAGGGAATGCTCGGGCAGATGCAGCTGCAAAAGCTGCGTCAAAGCAACCTTTATCTCTTCAGATACAGGCTGTTTCCCTAATCCTTCCCCTCCCGCTGTGACCTCGGTTGAGATTGCTGACCTGCAGATAAGGACCTCACAGCCTGAAAAACAGTCCTGGACGAATGCAAACTGCAGGGTAATTGACGGTGTGTGGACAGGGCCTGACCGCTTGCCTTGTCTACCCAGATTCCTTTTCCCTCATTATGCTAAATTGACACACGGGTTGGACCATGTGTCAAAGGGGGGTATGGTGAGTGAAATACAAAGACACTGGTTACACCCAGTGAAGTCAAAGAGTTTGTTTTGGCTATCGTTTGCATGTTTTCCAAATGGTTTGAAGCTTTCCCCACATCAAAACAGGACTCCGCTGCAGTGGCAAAGGCTTTGATGCACCTGATAATTCCCACATGGGGAATTCTAGCAAAAATCAGCTCAGACAATGGCACTCCCTTTGTGAGTGCTGCACTGAAACTGGTTGGTGAGTATATGGGCATTGACATGAGACAACATTGCTCCTACCACCCAGCCTCATGTGGTGCATGTGAAAGGGAAAATGGCACTTTGATGCACATGAGGGCGCGCCAGAGAAGCAGAAATGGCCTGAGCCCCTTTGACATCCTGTTTGGGAGGCCTCTAAACACAGGGATTGGGCCTGTTAAGAGACAGCTGCCAGACACTGGGCTTTGTGAAGATGAAATGTTACGATATTGTGCAACCTTGTCGTCTGTTTTGTCTGATATTCACAAACAGGTTAAGGCGGCCCTCCCCAAACCTGCAGAGACAAAACTCCATGACCTCGGAGTTGGAGACTACATTGTGGTGAAAGACTTCAGACGTAAACACTGGAAATCTCGGGGGTTAAACGGACCGTTCCAAGTGCTTCTGGTGATGGAGACAGCAGAGAGGTTGCAGAGAGAGCCACGTGGATTCACGCCAGCCACTGCCGACGGGTTCCTGATCCACACGCACGCCATGCACCTGATCGAGAGGCCACGGCCGTACCATCCCCTTAGGCGGCTCAGATGCAGATGCTTAGATGCCTAAGGGTGCCGACCCAGATGCGGCCTAAGGGTGGCGACCAGTGTCCTGCTAGTCATCTCCACAGCTGCTGGGCAGTTTGCCCAGGACATGTTCTGGGATGATGAGTGGGTTCCGCCTTtcggggaggaagaggagttactttaactttatattctgcattaatcATTCCTCAAGCTGATGTTTTCATTTATGCTGTTCTGAACTGTATTGAGTTGTTATGTCCTGTTGAAGAAATGAGATGGAGTCAAGCATTAGCCCCGTGTTACGAAGGGTTAATACATGGACAGTTGTGCCAGGACATATGGAGAGTTTTATTACTTCTACTGATGTAAtcattttgggtttttttatgattttacttttttttctcacattttatCCTTACTGCTTAGTCACACagtgcttttgatttttttctttctttcatggaCTACTCTTTTGGTGTATTGTGCTAATTGTGATTTGGTTTGTCACTGCATGTTTTTTGAAGTAGATtagtttatatttcattatgggacttttttcctcatcatATTGGaggtttttccctttcttttaggTTAAGTGTAGCTAGACGGATGAGGAGGGGTTTTAGCTCTTCTGTACCTGTGGCCTGTGATTCTCTGCCTGGAGTCTGTAACTCCAGAGTTGGAGACTGGGTGTGCTAGCGTTTGGCTGGTGCGGGGCAGGGCACCAGGGGTCATGGATAGATCAGTACACaatttcctattttattatggtttagcataaaaatgctaaaaagggtggaatgtaatgggaaattttggtataacatatattttatcttgtatgctttaagACTAAAGCACATGTtattcaagtgaacattcctatGCTGACAATTTATGTGGCCTTATCAGGGACAGTatctcaggtggtagagcgggtcgtccaatgatcggaaggtcggcagtTTGAATCCctctctgtcccagtttgctgtcgtagtgtccttgggcaagacaccttactcACTTTGCCccatgtgaatgtgtttgaatgtgtatgaatgttgatggtggtcggaggggccgtttggcgcagaatggcagccacgcttccgtcagtctgccccagggcagctgtggctacaaaacataGCTttccaccaccagtgaggatgtgtatgaatgaacaatgatttctgtaaagcgctctgggtgccttgaagggcgctatataaatccaagtcattattattatcatcattattatcagGGGCATGAAGAAATATCCACACAGAGCAGGCCCGAGGTCAAGGACCCGAAGGATCTCCTTTCACACAGTCCCTGTAGAATTTACCACACTCACTATCAGGTGGTGGAGTCAGGCATGGTTGTCAGGGTGCCAcactttttgtcttttgttcccAGCCTTGCTGAACTATAAGATAGCGTGTCTCTAAACATCTTCAGCTCACTCACTGACTGACTGCTTCTTGTGATCAGTTGTACTGTGTGGGCTCCATTCATGAATGCCTTTTATTAAAACTCAAGAAAGACAGCTGACAAGACATTATTTTTGAACACTTTATTGaacgaacaacaatttttgccaccacaaggCCATAAGAGTACGCTTataggtatagtctgtaatgttggagagctagtgtagaggaatttatcaaaaccagttcagaagtccttgtggtgtagtgagttttattcagtagccaGCGGTGGGCATGACCAGCACAGATCAGGTCTGAATTGGTGTGCCGAACCAGAGTGGCTCGACGTCAAGACTTTTATAcaggacgggtgggtcgggttacccgggcccggcggggcccgccgtgcagcctggggtgccttctggcggtgctggatccccccggggagggggaaacggtgcgtgattgtatgtctgtgtcggtgagaatgcggtatggaagggtcctgccatggaggatttgagcctccattggcaggacatcaaaacttaataatttatcaatattatattatacaaagatggttattattattattattattattattattagtattattattagtattattattattattattatgtatagtatattatattattattagtataggtatcggataggtgaatggatgaatgaatgggatgcctgggtctggggccctccgttgtcgggcctgcgcgggtgtcgccttgttggggggttccctctctccgggcccgtctccggtcccccccgctgcctctacggcggggcgcccctctggtcttggagggccactttcgtgggtgacgggtgcgcctgcccgcgtcggcggccggggcggctctgtctctccgggcaggctggccccctgccgggtgggggtcgttggcctgaagggtgagggcctcctggccgcgtgtccggcccggaccgggtggccggggattgcctgggtcgcggtccgccgccgcgggatccctggctgcttctttccgcgccgtgggggccccgcccgcgggccccctcggccgccgccgggtgggggggggggcctcgcaggcggtgggttgcctccctcctacttctcccctctgtggggttgccggtggcctgggttccgggctcttccttgtcggcctctggtctcacgggtggcggggttgctcccccccctcccccactatagatacacttcaggtggagctttgtttggtttattacacacacacacacacacacacacacacacacacacacacacacatatagtcatttagtcacatgcatacacacacacacacacacacacacacacacacacacacacacacacacacacacacacacacacacacacacacacacacacacacacacacacacacacatgcatgatcatatacatacacacacacacacatagacatacacactggcttgttcacctgcatgctggctctctagtttttgggtttaggtagcggtagcgatagcttagctcagactgcgatcagatctcaagatttaggtcgattgctgttcgtgttttggatggctccgtgccgggtttcgtgctttgtttgtggtttttttgttgcagatttccagtgcttgacgtgtgtctccgtgtgttcctgcttcctggattggcagtggatgtcgtcaccacccccccccaccccctccccccccccaaaaaaaaaaaaaaaaaaaaacaaaaaaaaaaaaaacactgggtttgtatgtgtatatttatgtatgtgtacgcatatgtgtgcgtatatatatgtatatattacatatagtaataatgcacatatatacacttttggtttctaccgtcatggtatcaatcaataatatgtgtgcagacaaggtaaaaaaaaaaaaaagacttttataCAGTAACTTCAAGGCGCAAAAGGCAGAGAATACACAAGCCAAGTGACATACGAAAAGCAATTCACAGttggatgtgatctgtggccaaatgtcccCATCGGGCATTtttttcggcttttggctttgcgtgcacttttagtatgaatcctgcacatcttttataaatgaggccccagcagtataacaataaatgtttttgaatacgattacagactatacctttaaagcggacctattatggcgtctaatacctattttaaacaggccttaaatgtcttaaaaacaagcttttgattttctttgctaaataaattagaaattcagcttctgatccatgtctttatcttcccattctctaacctcattatctatgcaggattctgagtgggcggggctatgataatgaggcactgtgctgattggctgtctgaatgaaaatggcggcagctccggccggcggagttgtggttgttgttccggtcagagttagttgtgggcgtggtttcacgcatcgctcccggcGTCccataacgacgggagcagaatctgaacgactcgtagaagtcacatgacactggatggctcatccaggcggctgtacagactctgcagaatctggttgctttcctccttctctgagttgggaggctgaggggagaacactttatatatgttaaagcaagagaaaacctgtttttcagaataaGTCCACTTTAAATTCAGGCACAATCATTCTTCTTTTTCCAAGCCCCATGAAGGACACTTTCTTTAACTTGAAAACTTGCAAAGTCTGTCGGATTTGTTGGTTTGTTCTGAAGTGACCTGTGAGCTCTTTCTATCCACAGATTGTCCTCCGGTGGCAGGTTTAAAAGCCCTTTAATAAACGGGTCAATAAACTTCAGCATATCTCCACTCTCAGCATCCTCCACAACTCTCTTGGCACTTTTCTTGTAGAAATTGATTACTTTGCAAAAGAAAGGTTAACAGCCTCGCTGAGACAGCATTGCCGTCCTCTCTAGTACTTATCCGGAGTTCCCCTTCTTCAAGTCTATTGTCAAGTTTTTTAACTGTGTCATTCAGCGTGAACACTTTCTCTTCCAGTCGCTCAAATCCACTTCTCATCTCACCACGAAGAGTCTTCATTTCTGACATAAAACCGACCTGAAATCTGTTTTCAATTCAGCTAGCATTGTCTTCATTTCAGCGAGAGCCGCGTCTGAGTTCATTTTCTGTCGTTATCCTCACTCCTGTTGTCTGGTACTTACTTGATTCATATGGGTcggctttttttatttatttaacttatcCGCAAATATTAACTTCATAGGTACTTATCTGCAATCAACAtcaaattgtttttttctttgatggCGTGGAGAGCTCGACTAATCCGCCAGGCCTTGACACTTGACCCGGAAGTCCCATCTGTTAGCTTAGAGAAGGAAGATTATTCCTTAATAATTGGatctaaacagtgaagctgaaactcataatctgaacagttcaagttCCAGTTTGTtatctgcagatctgaacaagttcaagttctttatttgcaaatatgttgcgttcagttcaacgttctcacagaaatgaacgtggtcAATGAACACGTTCATGCACAATACAGGAAGTTGCATCATCACATAGGCCTTCCgacctgcagcagagaaaaagtatttatatcACTGACCAgagaccagtgttgtgcaagttcctacttctcatgagctagttcaaagttcagttcacatagtccacctgtatttgttttcttgtcttttttcttgttttttatacatgttcgaaatgaacataaaacgaacgaacgaacaaaagaTTCTGTTTCAGATGTTTAGGTGTTCAGATAATCCGTCCGTCCACCTGAACTTTGAACTTGAACTCTTGCTGGTTGTGTGTTCAGAGGATTTACAGAAGTGTGAGGACGGTGGGTGTTGGTGTGAAGATGTTTTTAGCCAAcaagtgaaaaagaaaagggaactaACTGTTCATATAGAGAGGACAAGCAGAGAAAAGTATAATTTCCTCCGGCAGAGACAGAATGACTCCacgactgcagctcttcatcactttactgcttcactttggaggtaaagatcaactctgactcatgttttagggtttaatatgatttaaaagaCTGTAAAAACCACTCTGAAGTTGTCGTGTACCgttgaactttgctgtttcactaaatgtgttttctttaataaaactcaCCTCTGTTACAATCAGACCACTTAAAGACAACGTTACATAACTCTAAATGATTCACCAGAGATTGTATGTGTTGAAGTCTCTTCTCTGAGCTGATAAACTTAAATATGTAGGTTAAATATGTTTCTAGGgtcaggttgatgtgtgaagtgtaaaactttttctctgcagcaggaatcactGATGGACAAATCATccatcacagagctggagatgacgtCGTTTTACCGTCTAACGTTGGTTCATCATCCAACCAATGTTCTGGTGTTGTATGGACTCAAATAAACATGCAAAACGTCAATGTTAGTTATGGAGATATAGAGGAGACGTCACCTGGAGCTGACAGGAGAAGTTTGAGCAGTaactgctctctgatcatcaacaacatcactgtTGAATATACTGGTGTTTACTGGTGTAGGATTGGAGATAAACACTGTTCCAAATATGTGCTTCTAATTGTtttaacaggtgagtgttttgacttaataacatccagactgtcagtttgaatcctcctcatcaactctgagtgaaacgctgttaaaagcttgtgtggatttgtcagtgacatgaacgtctggtgtgtttgggatcgtcctcaacatgatggatcctctcagaggaactggaccacaaacacctAACATTTATTTACACGTAGAAATATTTGATGTTTCCATCAGACAATCACTCAGTAAAACTGGATCAGTAAAATGAGGAGTTTCTCATATTCAAGTGGTTGAAATAACAGTTATTTGTCTTCAAAAACTTCTcagagtgtttttctctgcactTCAGCAGGAATCAGTGGTTACATCGTTCTccatcacagagctggagatgacgtAATTTTACGATGTCACATTGAATCTTCAGCCGACCTATGTTCTGTTACTCTCTGGATTTACAACAACATTCAAAATGCATATGGACACGTCAAGGTTATTGATGGAGATATTGTGAAGACGTCACCTGGAGCTGACAGGATGAATGTGAGCAGTaactgctctctgatcatcaacaacatcactgtTGAAGATGCTGGTGGTTACACCTGTTGGAATGACTATTCTAATCGTGCCACACCTTTGTTTCTGAATGTtttaacaggtgagtgttttgacttaataacatccagactgtcagtttgaatcctcctcatcaactctgagtgaaacgctgtttaaagcttgtgtggatttgtcagcgacatgaacgtctggtgtgtttgggatcgtcctccacatgatggatcctctcagaggaactggaccacaaacacctgacGTTTACACGTTGAAATATTTGATGTTTCCATCAGAGAATCACTCCGTAAAACtggatagaaatagaaatagaaagcctttattatcattgtacaggtacagtgaaattaggcagcagctccttcaaagtgcacacatgcaaagacaatgtaaacaaggaaacataaatgtaaatatatacactataaaaaagagtgaatgggaggataaaaatgtacatgaatgggtggggggatattgcacttaaatggatggaagaataatATTTCCCTTGAAATGATGGGAGATTATTGCACATAGATGGTAGAATATTGGGACATTGTGGATAGAGGgtagaaaatattgcacagtatgaggtagcttattggttgagaaagttcacagctttggggaagaagctgtccctgaatCTTTTTGTACGGGTTCGTAAGGACCTGAAGCGCCTaccagagggcaacaggtcgaaaaggtggaaaccggggtgggtgttgtcctttaCAATGTTCCTTTCCCtgttgaggcagcgggagctgcagatgtcagacagggatggcagagagggcagagggcaTCAGTAAAATGGGGAGTTTTCTCATATTCAAGTTGCTGAAATAacagttatttgttttgttccagtctctccatctccaccagatgtggatccaggaagggatggagacGTGACATTACGCTGTTCTCTGGTGAGACACCGTTATTTGggtccctgtgagcagaacagcatcatctgggtggatgagacaggaagtgtgctgcttggtgaaggtgatgggtttgtgtctggaggacagaacaactgtgtttctgatctgatggtgaaacatcagagacgctccaagagaagattcacctgccaggttgttgaaggagacagagtggagatagatgctgaatacacgctggactttacaggtaagaccctGAAATCATGGAGATAATAAAAACGCAATGTCATCATTCAGACTTTACACTTTTAATCAGTTAAAGTGTTAATATTGACTTTCTGACCATTTCTTTGAATAATTTGGTTCCAGATTCCAGTGTGATCAATACCAGATTGATTATTGGATGGGTGGTCGGGGGACTGATTATGGTTCTGGTCAGCATCGCTACGTTTCTCATCATTTACAGGATGAAAGTTAAAAGGAACAATCCCAGAAATCAAACAGGTGTGTTTGACCTGCCTGTCAGGTTGTTATTTAGTTTCTGAAGTTAGATTGAGTTGAAATCTGAAACAAAATCACCAAACAGCATTTTAGGCCAAACAAATGGTCAAAGTTCGGGAGGCCGACAGGCGAGACAGTTCGGGAGTCCGTCCTCGGGACCTTGGCTTGGgctgtggcgtggaacttggctgGGAGAGACATAGAGTCCAAGGGGCCGGTTTCAGGGGACAAAGAGTcgaggagccggctgagggggatgCCAGGTCCTCAGCAGAGGCCTGGGCGTCGGCCGAAGTGCATCCGGGACCATCATTGGAACAGCAACAGgaactgatgcgtccgggaccaccgccagaACAGGCTGGCGTCATCATCGTCTCCCCCCGGGGCTGAGAACACCCCGTTCCCTTCCAGCccggcgtgttccccagaaggggattcctcttcctccacctcctgcCAACCAGCAATCCAGAGTTCTGCCTCCCGGTACACGTATTGCCAGACGGAAAAActttctcccgctgggtccatgctggctggtccgttctgtcaggaAGGTTGTAATGagaacccagatgcaggagagcaggatacaaaacacaaaacatgaacaagaatccaaaaattacaaaaaacctgactgtggaaacatggaggtagaaacagtccagaccagcagggagcagagaaaagacaagaccagatatacacaagggttaacgagacacagatgcagacgatcagggcagatggaaacaggaaggtcaaaacagaactcaaacacaaagacatgggcttcaaaataaaacaggaaagtgTCAAATCTTGACAGTTAAAGATGTGATTGTTTGTGAAAGTTAATCagaagttatattattattaataataatgacaggATAAAGATAATTGTGTAATCTTGTCAACTAACTCTAAGAATTTAACATTctttgttccagatgttcagttgccaatgcagcagtatgtgagtatcttcactaatatttaatattttatatatatctgcctttaaaaaataaacatgtatGAAATATCCAGGTTCATCAATTGTTTCCTGTTTGTTCATTTCTATCAACATTTGCTGCTGATTATTCTTGATTTTCTGTTAATAAACCTAAACACCAGAGAGTCAATCATGATTGTGATCTTATTTGACTAACAAGacgttaaataaacatttatagctGCTAACTTTAATACATGTTATTAATGGATGATTTTCTGgctttcattcagatattgagAAAGAGTTTATAATTGTAGATCAATTTCACAGGAACCATTAAGAACGGTCCAttatcatgtaaatatgatcttgatctccctctggtggtgaaaacatgaattacaagaacattgtatgtttccacaggtgaacagggatgaagatgatgatgtggTGATCTATGAAAACGATGAAGACCTGCCTGCTTCTCTCTGATCCACAGATCAATAAATCAGCTGTGTGTGATGGAAACATTAGCGTTAGCCTGGCTACAGAGCAGCAGACGGATGTTTGGTCTCTGAAAGCTCAGCTCTGGTTATGACAATCCTAGTGTTTAGTCTTCATCATTTTGTGATCTTCAAAAATCCTCTGCAGCTTTTCCTCGGCGTCACTCCTGCATCGAGGAGCCTGATGGATGTTTGAGCCGCTAGCATGCTaacgatgtattaaatctcctaaACTGGGATCATCTCTCACGTCTTTATTCCTGTTAGTTTCATGCATATATTAATCacgtttgtaaaatagcatttttccatctccgtaatgtcacaaagattaggaacatcctcttgATCTCCatccttttttggagaataaGTTAATGAAAGCATTGTCTGTTAGTACGGTTTTAAGATACATATATTATATTGAagttacatttgttttaatctgagcttgtattttgtttcatgctGTTTATCAGTTGTAGTTCAGTCAACTAAAATCATTTGTAGTGCTCTGTCAGCTATATTGCAGCTTTATATTTGTAGCCTCACGTGCTTTATACCTTTAAGGTACCGAAAAATATGTTGATGGATGGGGTTTATCCAATAAGTGTTCATTgttgtattctttttatttcagttttacccAATTCATATGCTGTACCCAATAAAGCCTTCATTATTTGCTACAGTGTGTGGAAGTTATCTGTCTGCCTAGTTGAGGAAGGGGGTGTTACggggtgaggttttggacccaaatgcagcacacggagcacatggtggtagtttgtctggtttactttattaccctcaacggggacgaagagcaggcaggaatgcaagAGAAGGATCAGGCAGCAATCAGTGTCAAgttcggaagacaaggtcaggcaacggagagcaggagacaaggcaggatccaggaacaggcagggtccaagaaacaaacaagaaaatcaGTATCTTTATAGTCTCCACAGAATACCCACCAATCATGCCAGCTAAGTGGCTAGGCTCAAGCTAACAAACTAATTAGCATAATAAAACACAATGTCAGATAACTAGCAACGTTAGGTGTAAATAATGttcaatataaatacaatactgTGCTACTTTGTGACAAGGGTTACAgaattggcgagccagccaggagccaGTTAGTTTGAATATCAATACTGAAATTATGTCCAATATGGATTTTGTACAAAGGTCGGCTAGTAAAATCCTGAATGCAGTCATTGTTAGTGGGTTAGCTGCTAGTGCAGGTGTGTTGTGCTAATTGCTGCTGATTACCATCAGCGCCAATTAGCACAAATATTAGCTGCCTTACAGTCAACTTAACAGGTTTTTACAATGTTTTCATTCACCGCTGAGTCGATGTATGAGTGAGCTTTACAGCTCTTCACCTCGGCAGACCCGTGAAAATAATC
Protein-coding sequences here:
- the LOC133464842 gene encoding uncharacterized protein LOC133464842, which gives rise to MQNVNVSYGDIEETSPGADRRSLSSNCSLIINNITVEYTGVYWCRIGDKHCSKYVLLIVLTAGISGYIVLHHRAGDDVILRCHIESSADLCSVTLWIYNNIQNAYGHVKVIDGDIVKTSPGADRMNVSSNCSLIINNITVEDAGGYTCWNDYSNRATPLFLNVLTVSPSPPDVDPGRDGDVTLRCSLVRHRYLGPCEQNSIIWVDETGSVLLGEGDGFVSGTGVRTIILYHRAGDDVALQNNVDSSSSNCSDVEWIYSRDTSSASHEEFGSGAGRMDRNCSLIITNITAGDAGLYESRLRDKYNTVVYLSVLTSEYLDCVGNSATRNTQPLLGLSVPGRVSLFGSGR